The Poseidonibacter lekithochrous region GATGGAAAAATAAATGTTATTAATAATGCTTTAGGAATGCATACTTTTATTTCAAGAGTACAAGGAAATAAACTAAAAGCAAAAAATGAAATTAGAGTTGCAACTATATTTAAAAATGTTCCAGAAAAATTTCTAGAAATGATTGTAGTTCACGAGTTAGCTCATCTTAAAGAGAAAGAACATGATAAAGCTTTTTATGATTTATGTACTTATATGATGGATGATTATCATCAAGTTGAATTTGATTTGAGAGTTTATTTAGTATATATGGATAGACACGGGAAATTGTATTAAAAGAGAATCTCTTCTCTTTTAATTACTTATTTTTTTAACTCTACTACGTTTAAGAAATCTTTGAATGTAGTTTGACCTAAGTTATCAGCTTGGTATGAAGCAATTAAATCTCCAACAAAACCAACAACTTCAGTAGCTTGAACTTTTACACCTGATTTGTGTGCAATTCTACTACCTTCTACACCTTGTAATTGACCACCTAAAATAACATCATAACCTTCTACTCTGTTACCTTCAGCATCTCTTACTTTTGTTCCAACAAAACCAATATCAGAAATTTGTGGATGAGAACATCCATTACCACAGCCAGAAATTGCAATAGTTACGTTTTCAGTAAAATCAGGGTTTTTCTCTTCTAATTCAAGAACAACTCTTTTTGCATACTCTTTTGTCTCAGTAATTCCGAATTTACAGAATTCTCTCCCTGTACATGACTGTAATCTTGCTCTAAATGGAGTTGGAGCATAAGGGTAACCTAATGCATCAATTTCATCTGCTAAGGCTTGTGCATCTTCATTTTTTACACCATAAACAATAAAGTTTTGAGTTGCAGTTAATGATAAACCAGCAACATTATATTTATTACAGATATCACTCATTGCTTTAAAGTCTTCACCAGCAACTCTTCCTGAGTTTGTAGCAAATCCAATAAATGATTCACCCTCTTGTTTTGCAGGATGGATTCCAAAGTGGTTTCTGTTTTCAAAGGCTGTAATTTTTGGTTCAACTAAACCTTCTTGTAATTCGTAACCTAATCTTGTTTCAATTTCAGCAACAAATTTTTCTAATCCCCACTCATTAACTAAGTGTCTTACTCTTGCTTTATTTCTATTAGCTCTGTTTCCATGATCTCTGAAGATTTCAGCACATACAACTGCTACTTCTGTTACTTGACCTGGTTTTACATATCTATTAGCTCTATATGCAATTTGTTTTGATTTTGATAATCCACCTGCTAAAGTAAGGTCAAATAATACTTCATCATTTTCACCATTAAATGCTGTAAATGCAACATCTTGAATCTCATGAGCTGCACTGTGTCTACCACATCCAGAAATACCAA contains the following coding sequences:
- a CDS encoding YgjP-like metallopeptidase domain-containing protein, which encodes MKQLQHYPQHLQDTIKSQLENGKLGDSIKKKYPNAHNIKSDKALYNYVMDLKNQYFKKFQLSKIQFDGKINVINNALGMHTFISRVQGNKLKAKNEIRVATIFKNVPEKFLEMIVVHELAHLKEKEHDKAFYDLCTYMMDDYHQVEFDLRVYLVYMDRHGKLY
- a CDS encoding nitrite/sulfite reductase → MAEELSAVEQLKASRNPLKVIEDIYKEAQEGIPLSADYIGLLKWYGMYPHINGEETEDKKYFMKRIKLVDTKMNLEQLEVMAKIGQDYAQGLVDFTDRQNVQFHFIQIKDMPAILDLLDSVGLTSRMASGDGPRPIMTSAIGGVDPEEIIDASYLVKEVDTYFDQNDDRFCNFPRKYKIGISGCGRHSAAHEIQDVAFTAFNGENDEVLFDLTLAGGLSKSKQIAYRANRYVKPGQVTEVAVVCAEIFRDHGNRANRNKARVRHLVNEWGLEKFVAEIETRLGYELQEGLVEPKITAFENRNHFGIHPAKQEGESFIGFATNSGRVAGEDFKAMSDICNKYNVAGLSLTATQNFIVYGVKNEDAQALADEIDALGYPYAPTPFRARLQSCTGREFCKFGITETKEYAKRVVLELEEKNPDFTENVTIAISGCGNGCSHPQISDIGFVGTKVRDAEGNRVEGYDVILGGQLQGVEGSRIAHKSGVKVQATEVVGFVGDLIASYQADNLGQTTFKDFLNVVELKK